In Desulfovibrio sp. X2, a single window of DNA contains:
- a CDS encoding LysR family transcriptional regulator, which yields MELRHIRYFLAVAEERNFTRAAARLGISQPPLSQQIRDLEAEVGAELFMRVPQGAELTEAGRAFRDTVQSLPMQAERALRSARRAARGETGVLRLGFTGAASFNPAVTSVISAFRSAYPDVELSLEEANTTRLAAALSRGDLDAAFLRPVSATGGELDICPIAMEPMLAVVPTGHAAAGDEKLDLRRLEYDPFILTPRPVGLSLFDTVVSACRSAGFEPIFGQSAPQISSVVNFVAAQMGVSLVPACMRALSVPGVVYRELAGQAPVTRLALAWRRTGATPLARNFAAAARE from the coding sequence ATGGAGCTGCGACACATCCGCTACTTCCTGGCCGTGGCCGAGGAGAGGAACTTCACACGCGCCGCGGCGAGGCTCGGCATCAGCCAGCCGCCGCTCAGCCAGCAGATCCGCGACCTCGAGGCGGAGGTCGGCGCTGAACTCTTCATGCGCGTGCCGCAAGGCGCTGAGCTGACCGAGGCGGGCCGGGCCTTTCGCGATACCGTGCAGAGCTTGCCCATGCAGGCGGAGCGGGCCCTGCGCAGCGCGCGCAGGGCGGCGCGCGGCGAGACCGGCGTGCTGCGCCTGGGCTTCACCGGGGCCGCGTCCTTCAATCCCGCGGTCACCTCGGTCATCAGCGCCTTCCGCAGCGCCTATCCAGACGTGGAACTCTCCCTCGAAGAGGCCAACACCACGCGCCTGGCCGCCGCGCTTTCCCGGGGCGACCTGGACGCGGCCTTCCTGCGCCCGGTCTCGGCCACGGGCGGCGAGCTCGACATCTGCCCCATCGCCATGGAGCCCATGCTCGCGGTCGTTCCGACGGGCCACGCGGCCGCGGGAGACGAAAAGCTCGATCTCAGACGCCTCGAATACGACCCGTTCATCCTCACGCCCAGGCCAGTGGGGCTGAGCCTTTTTGACACGGTCGTTTCGGCCTGCCGCTCGGCCGGCTTCGAGCCGATCTTCGGCCAGTCCGCCCCGCAGATAAGCTCGGTGGTCAATTTCGTGGCCGCGCAGATGGGCGTCTCGCTGGTGCCCGCGTGCATGCGGGCGCTCAGCGTTCCCGGCGTGGTCTACCGCGAGCTCGCGGGGCAGGCGCCGGTGACCCGCCTGGCCTTGGCCTGGCGCCGCACGGGCGCCACTCCCCTGGCGCGCAACTTCGCGGCCGCCGCGAGAGAGTGA